Proteins co-encoded in one Chloroflexota bacterium genomic window:
- a CDS encoding sigma-70 family RNA polymerase sigma factor has protein sequence MTTARSQREEQFELESASQDTVRSYLNEIGRILLLTAKEEVDLAQRIERGDESAREHLITANLRLVVSVAKKYTGHGIPLLDLIQEGNAGLMRAAEKFDWRRGYKFSTYATWWIRQAVTRAIAEQSRTIRLPVHVHEKLTKSYRVQRDLQLRLGREPTDDEIAGEMEMSEDQIGELKQAARLPISLETPIGEDGDTEIGHLIPDDDAVEPMEAATRQLLTEQLDNVMEMLDPREQKILRLRYGLDDDTPRTLDQVGQEFGLTRERIRQIESQALRKLRHPRLARRLKDFLA, from the coding sequence ATCACCACCGCCCGCAGTCAGCGCGAAGAGCAGTTCGAGCTCGAATCGGCCAGCCAGGACACCGTGCGCAGCTACCTCAACGAGATTGGCCGCATCCTGCTGCTCACCGCCAAGGAAGAGGTGGACCTCGCGCAGCGGATCGAACGCGGTGACGAAAGCGCCCGCGAGCACCTGATCACGGCCAATCTCCGCCTCGTCGTGAGCGTGGCCAAGAAGTACACCGGGCACGGCATCCCATTGCTGGACCTCATCCAGGAGGGCAACGCTGGGCTCATGCGCGCGGCCGAGAAGTTTGACTGGCGCCGCGGCTACAAGTTCAGCACCTACGCCACATGGTGGATCCGGCAGGCCGTCACGCGCGCCATCGCCGAGCAGAGCCGCACCATCCGCCTGCCCGTCCACGTGCACGAAAAGCTCACCAAGTCCTACCGGGTGCAGCGCGACCTTCAGCTTCGGCTGGGACGCGAGCCGACCGACGACGAGATTGCCGGCGAGATGGAGATGTCGGAGGACCAGATCGGCGAGCTCAAGCAGGCGGCCCGCTTGCCGATCTCGCTGGAGACTCCGATCGGCGAGGACGGCGATACCGAAATCGGGCACCTCATCCCCGACGACGACGCGGTGGAGCCCATGGAGGCCGCCACGCGGCAGCTGCTGACCGAGCAGCTCGACAACGTGATGGAGATGCTGGACCCGCGCGAGCAGAAGATTCTGCGGCTGCGATACGGCCTCGACGACGACACGCCGCGCACCCTGGACCAGGTCGGCCAGGAGTTCGGCTTGACGCGCGAGCGCATCCGCCAGATCGAGTCGCAAGCCCTCCGCAAGCTCCGCCATCCCCGCCTCGCCCGCCGCCTCAAGGACTTCCTGGCCTAG